The genomic stretch ATGTTCAGCGATTGGTCCGAGTGCAAGTACTGGGAAGAATGTTAATGCACAGACGATTAAAATAATCGCAATTAAAATAACTGTAAATAATGGCGTATCTGTTCGGAATGTTCCTGATGATGCTGCAACAATTTTCTTTGTAGAAAATGATCCAGCAATTGTTAACATAGCAATAATTGAAATATATCGACCAAATAACATAACTAATCCGATAACGATATTATAAAAGTCAGTATTAGCTGTTAATCCACCGAATGCTGATCCATTATTAGCTGCTCCAGAAGTAATGGCATACAATACTTCAGTCAAACCATGGAAACCTGGATTTAATATAGAAGAAACTGGGCCTTTTAAGGCTAATGCAATTGCAGTAGGAACTAAGATAATTAATGGATGCGCTAATAAAGCAATCGATGCTAGTTTAATTTCTTTCGCTTCAATTTTCTTTCCTAAAAATTCTGGTGTTCTACCAACCATTAGACCGCAAATAAAGACTGTTAAGATGACATATAATAATCCGTTTATTAAACCGACGCCCTTACCACCGAAAACATTATTCAACATCATTTCAGCAAGTGGTACCATTCCACCGATCGGCGTTAATGAATCATGCATATTGTTGACCGATCCCGTAGTTGCTGCAGTTGTAACTGCCGTGAATAAGGCTGATTCAGATATTCCAAAACGAACTTCTTTTCCTTCCATATTTCCATGTACACCAAGCGCATTTAATGCAGGAGTACCATTATACTCTGCAACAAATACAGTCGTTAGAAGCGCAATAAACAATATGCCCATTGCAGCAAAAACTGTCCAACCTTGTCTTTTGTTTTTTACCATCACTCCAAATGCATAAACCAATGAAGTAGGTAAAAGCATCATACATATAATGTGAACTAAGTTAGATAATGGTGTTGGGTTTTCAAAAGGATGTGCTGCATTTGTACCAAAAAAACCACCGCCATTTGTACCAATATGTTTAATTGATTCAAGTGCAGCTACTGGACCTCTAGTAATTACTTGTTTAATTCCTTCAATTGTTGTAGCATCCACTGCACCTTTTAAAGTTTGTGGTACCCCTTGGAATACTAAAAACAATGCAACAATAAATGATATTGGTAAAAGTACGCGTGTAATTGTACGTACTAAATCAACATAAAAGTTTCCTAGATTATCTTCGCGTCCTATTAATCCCCTAATAAAGGCAATTGCCACCGCAAAACCAGTTGCAGCTGATGTAAACATCGGGAACATAATTGCCATCATTTGTGAAAAATAGGATAGTGAATTCTCACCACTATAAGCTTGCCAGTTTGTATTTGTAATAAAAGATGTTGCAGTATTGAATGCCAAAGCTGATGGCATATTTCCTATATGGTCAGGATTGAAAGGCAAATATTTTTGCATCCTAAAAATAACGTATAAAATAATTAACATCACAAAATTACTAAGCAATATCGCTAAAACATATTTTTTCCAACCCATTTTCTCATCTTCTCGAACACCAATTAATCGATAAATTAATCGTTCAAAAGGTCCAAAAAAGCGATCTAACCCTGTTTTTTCACTGTCATATACTTTAACAAGGTAGCTACCTACTGGTTTTACTAATAAAATAATAATTAGCAATGTAACAACTACCTGTAATATCCCCATGGTCATTTCCTAATTCCTCCCACTAAAGTAACTAAAATTTCTCCGGTTTAATTAGTACAAAAACTAAATATAAAATAAGTACAATTCCAATAATCGCTGGAATAAGCATTTGTTAGCTCCCCCTTACGCCTTTTCACAAAATATTGTAAATCCCCAAAAAATTGCAAAAACGATAACTAGTAAGCCTACCATTGTAAGATCATTGATCATTGCAATTCTCCTTTCTTTGTTTCGCTAAACTTTTCTTTTACAATGTTTTCCATCCTGTTTTAAGAGCAATAAAAAAGACCAATGGATACTAATCCTCCAGCAAATTAACTAATTTAAATAGACCTAAACAATTTAAAAACAATCATGTTTATACCTAAAAAATTTTAGTTAATTGAAATTGGAAGAAAAGTATTCATTGGTCTACCTAACACCCAGCTAGCACTATGCTCTCTTTGTGTTCTGTCTCCCTAATCTTTTCTATACACTTTCCAGAATTTTCCATTTAAAAAACAAAATAAAAAGACCTACTCAAGTATTTGCCCAGGCAAAATTACTGCAGTAAAAATGCAATAAAAAAACCCGCTCAAATTAGGCGGTCTACTGACCTCCCTCGCTTTAGCCTACGAAGTTAGCTGTCGGGTAGGATGGCGAAAGAGTATCTCATCCCTTCTACATTCATGTAGAATTAACCCCAAAAAATTGGTTCCTCCGTTTACGATGATTCGTAATTAAGCCGATATTTATTTTATTGACTTGATTATACGGCGATGACTTTTACATGTAAAGAGTTTTTTTACGGAAAAATTTTTCAGTTAAATTTACCCCCTTTACAATTTTATATATCTCTGTATTATAAACATATCAATAATATAAATCTGTTGTAATCGCTAAATCGTAAATTTTCGAGCGGGGGAACCACTCGTGCAGTGCACATGGGGTGAATCCATTTTGGTAGGGCTACTTTTCAAGTCCGAATCCGTCAGCTAACCTCGCCAGCGTTTGAAAAGAGCAAAACTTAATCGAGTTATTAATATTTCAATATACTTACCATTGAAATAAATAGCTTCGAGGAGATTGCTCTTCTTGTTGCTTTTTTTGTTTTAATTAACTGTATAGGAGAGATATTAATGATAACATCGAAAAAAAAGCTTGAAATAGAATTAAGCGAGGCATTTATAAAATTCCAAAGAGAACTTATTGGAAGAGGCCCTCAAGAAGCAAAAACCTATATAGTTGAAGATATGATTATTCTTCGATTCAAAGGCGTATTAACAACCGAAGAGAAACATTTAGTTTCTCATCATACTGGAAAAGGTCTTGTTAAAAAAATGCGACAAGTACTTAGAGAAATGTACAGTAAAGAATATGAAGAAATCGTTGAAAAACATACTGGATTTAAGGTATTATCTAGCCATAGTGATACTAGTACAAACACTGGTGAACGAATTGAAGTTTTTGTAATGGATCAAAATATTGGAAAATTACTAGATGAAAAAAACAACAACTAATAAATTAAAGATTAAGGAGTAGAAAAATGAATATAGCGTTTTTCTTTACCCCAAAGAATGAACTTGTTTACATGAATATTAATTCAACAATGCGTCAAGCACTTGAAAAAATGGAACACCATCGTTATACAGCTATACCTTTAGTAGATGAAAATGGAAAATATGTTGGAACACTTACTGAAGGTGATTTATTATGGAAATTAAAGAACACAGAAGGTTTATCTTTTACAAATACACAAGAAATAAACTTAAACGAAATACACTTACACCACAAATATGATCCTGTTTCAATCAACGCTCAAATAGAAGATTTATTTACAAGAGCAATTAATCAGAACTTCATTCCTGTAATTGATGATAATGAAGTTTTTATTGGCATGGTTAAGAGAAGAGAAATTATTGAGTATTGTAGGAAGAATATATTAAAAGAAAGCCAGTCTATTTGAGATTTTCATAATACCTAATAAAAGACAATATCTAAAAGTTGCAAAAAAACCCGCAAGGACTTACAAATTCCTAGCGGTTTTTTCATATTTTACCCAGTTTATTCTTAGTATGAATAAAATGGGTAAAATGTGAGCTAGATCAGCTCGAAATGGTGTTGTATGAACCTGTTTAAGTGATATATCACAAGATTTTGTTGATTTATAAATGTGATTTAGGCTATTTATCGACTGACAAATCGCACCAACCAATTTTATGAATTAAAACCAGTGCTTTATGAACAAATTTCACAACTTTATAAACAAAAGACATAATGTGTTCGCATTTTTGATGATCACCGCTTATTATTTCAACACTTACAATCAAAAAAAGAACTGTCTCAAAAGTACATCGACCTTCAGAGACAGCTTCTTTTTTTAACGCTTTTCCTAAACCATTCCTTTACAAAGCATGAACTTTCGAACGGTTCTCACTTTGTTTCGTTTCTTTATTAAATCGATAGACATAATAACCAATTGATAATATAAATCCTATAATTAGGAATGTCAGTAAAGTTTCAACACTATTAACATATAAGTCATTGTCTTTAATACTTATTACGGACTTAAATCCTAGCATAGAATACGTCATTGGAATATATGAATGTACGTGATTAAAGAATTTTGGAAGCATCTCGATTGGGAAAGTTCCTCCAGAAGAAGTTAATTGTAGAATTAAGAAAAACATACAAATAAATCTTCCATAATGGCCGAATGCCGTTTGAATGAATAAGAATAATGCCCCAAAAGTACAACTTGTTAAAATTGAAAGGAAGAAGAACTTAGTCATTTGTTCGACGTGAACACCAATTAATAACATTAGTAAATCTACAATGACTGCTTGTAGTACTCCTACACAAAATACAATTGTTAGCTTACCTAAGAACCAGCTTACACCAGTTTTTGATGTTCCTTTATTTAATAAAGGGAAAACAGATGTGAATAAGAATAATCCTACATACAATCCTAAAGTTAATCCGTATGGTGCAAATCCGTCACCATATGTTTTCACATGATTGATTGACAAATTATCTAAATCAACTGGATTGGATATTGCATTTGCGGCTTTATCTACAGAGATTTGATGTTCATTTAATTTTTTATCAACTGTTGTTAAACCATTTGAAAGCTGACCTGCTCCATTATTTAGCAGTCCAAGACTATTTGCCAATTTCGCAGTTCCATTATTAAGTTGATTTGCACCTATTGAAATCTTTGAGGATGCAACATTTAATTTATTGCTACCACTTGCTAATTGATTTAGACCATCCGAAAGTGAACGATAGCCTGCTAATAATTTTCCAGAACCTGTTTGACCAGCTAAAATACCATCATTCAACCCTTTCATGCCATTGGTAAACTGTACTTCACCTGTTGTAAAAGTATTGGCTTCTACTAATAACTGCTCTTGTTCTGATTTTAACTGATTAAGTTGATCCGTTAATGATTGTTGTTCATTATTTATTGCTTGAATTTGATGAATTAATGAGTCTTTTTTGTTTGTAAATTCTTGGCTTGATATTGTTTGATTGTCATTATTTAATTGCGCTTCAAATGAATTGATTAAATCAATTGCTTCTTGTTTATTGAAGTCATCTTTTTGAATCGTATTTTTTAAGTTTTCCATACTCTGATTTAATTTTGAATTATTAGTACTAATTTGTTGATTTAGCTGATTAATCTGATTAGCATAACTAGTTACTTCCTGACTTAATATGTTACTTTTTTCTTGTAATGAGTTATATTCTTGCGTCATTTTATCAGAGAAATTTTTTGAACTATTTAATGATTGTTCAATTCCATTTTTTAATTCAAAAGACTTATCACTCAATGATTTTGCACTGTTTGCTAATTCACTACTACTAATCGCAATTTTTCCAAATCCTTGATTAAACTTTTCAGATCCTTCAAGTAATTTCGTAGAACCATTCGCAGCAGAACTTGATCCATCCGCAACTTTGTTCATACCTTGAGTAAATTCGACTGTTCCATTAGCAAATTTATTTAAACCAGAAGATAATTTTTTCGATCCTTCTTCTGCGCCATTTAATCCGTCTTTTATTTTTACACTTCCATCAGCTAACTTAGACATACCATTGCCTAATTCTTTTTGTGCATTTAATAAAGACTTTGTATATGCTTTCGTAACATTATCTCCGAGTTTTTCTTTTACTTTTTCTAAAACTGACGAACCAAGTGTTGCAGCAGTAAAGTTATAACCTTCATTTGCAATATATACTAGCTCAGCTTTTTTAGGATTTGCATTCATTGCACTCATTGCATTTTCGGAAAAATTGCTAGGGATTTCAATTTCTATATAATATTTATGATCCTTTAATGCTTGTTTTGCTTGTTGGCTGCTTACTTCAGTTATATTTAAATCTTTACTATTCTTTAATTCTTTTGTTAAATCATCACCGATTTTTATTTCTTTTGCATTCGTACTTGTTCCATTGTCATTATTAACTAATGCTATGGGAACATTTTTAATTCTCCCATACGGATCAAAATAACTATAAACTAAAAAACCAGCATATAAACAAGGAATTAAAAGTATAATTGCCGACATAATCAGTAAGGTTTTGTTTGTTAAAAATAATTTAAATTCTTTCTTCAAAGAATGTATATAATTCATAAAATCCCCCTATTCTGCTAACCCTACTGAAAAATCCTAACTTTCTTTTTTGTAGGGTACATTCTATATTTCATAGTGTTTATACAATTCTTCTTTATTGGCGAAGTGTCGATAGAAAGTAGCTCTGTTGATGTTTGCACGATTCGCTATTTCCTTAACATAAATATTTTGTAATTCCTTTTCCCTTATAAGTTCAGTAAATGCATCAATAATTAGATTTCTAGTCCTAGTAATACGAGGATCTTCAAATTTTCGAATCATGTTTTCCATCTCCAAGTTAATGATTTATTACTTAAAAACTAAAATCATCAAGTATAAGGGATGCGTGCTGCAACTTCTTTAAAAGCCCCATAAACATATCCATAGTAGTCTGCTCTCAAACTAATCATCTCCAATTTATTTATTTGCAACTTTATTATAAAATCCGTAATTCATAATGTATAATACATATTAAACTATAGAATCATGCCGTTTGGTCTATGCGAAAAAATGAAAGGTGATATATGCAATGGAATTACTTCAACTCAAATATTTTCAAACAGTTGCAAAACTTGAGCATATTACTAAAGCTGCTGAAGTTCTGCAAATAGCTCAGCCATCATTAAGTAAAACCATTACTAGATTAGAAAATGATCTAGGTGTTCCACTTTTTGATCGTCAAAACCGACAAATTAAGCTAAATCATTTTGGAAAAATGTTTTTAAATAGAGTTAATAAAGTATTAATGGAATTAGAAGAAGGCCAGAGAGAAGTTCAAGAACTTGCGGGTTTAAAAAATGGGAGTA from Arthrobacter citreus encodes the following:
- the kdpA gene encoding potassium-transporting ATPase subunit KdpA, which produces MGILQVVVTLLIIILLVKPVGSYLVKVYDSEKTGLDRFFGPFERLIYRLIGVREDEKMGWKKYVLAILLSNFVMLIILYVIFRMQKYLPFNPDHIGNMPSALAFNTATSFITNTNWQAYSGENSLSYFSQMMAIMFPMFTSAATGFAVAIAFIRGLIGREDNLGNFYVDLVRTITRVLLPISFIVALFLVFQGVPQTLKGAVDATTIEGIKQVITRGPVAALESIKHIGTNGGGFFGTNAAHPFENPTPLSNLVHIICMMLLPTSLVYAFGVMVKNKRQGWTVFAAMGILFIALLTTVFVAEYNGTPALNALGVHGNMEGKEVRFGISESALFTAVTTAATTGSVNNMHDSLTPIGGMVPLAEMMLNNVFGGKGVGLINGLLYVILTVFICGLMVGRTPEFLGKKIEAKEIKLASIALLAHPLIILVPTAIALALKGPVSSILNPGFHGLTEVLYAITSGAANNGSAFGGLTANTDFYNIVIGLVMLFGRYISIIAMLTIAGSFSTKKIVAASSGTFRTDTPLFTVILIAIILIVCALTFFPVLALGPIAEHLGMFK
- a CDS encoding potassium-transporting ATPase subunit F, encoding MLIPAIIGIVLILYLVFVLIKPEKF
- a CDS encoding DUF2294 domain-containing protein is translated as MITSKKKLEIELSEAFIKFQRELIGRGPQEAKTYIVEDMIILRFKGVLTTEEKHLVSHHTGKGLVKKMRQVLREMYSKEYEEIVEKHTGFKVLSSHSDTSTNTGERIEVFVMDQNIGKLLDEKNNN
- a CDS encoding CBS domain-containing protein — protein: MNIAFFFTPKNELVYMNINSTMRQALEKMEHHRYTAIPLVDENGKYVGTLTEGDLLWKLKNTEGLSFTNTQEINLNEIHLHHKYDPVSINAQIEDLFTRAINQNFIPVIDDNEVFIGMVKRREIIEYCRKNILKESQSI
- a CDS encoding YhgE/Pip domain-containing protein, with the translated sequence MNYIHSLKKEFKLFLTNKTLLIMSAIILLIPCLYAGFLVYSYFDPYGRIKNVPIALVNNDNGTSTNAKEIKIGDDLTKELKNSKDLNITEVSSQQAKQALKDHKYYIEIEIPSNFSENAMSAMNANPKKAELVYIANEGYNFTAATLGSSVLEKVKEKLGDNVTKAYTKSLLNAQKELGNGMSKLADGSVKIKDGLNGAEEGSKKLSSGLNKFANGTVEFTQGMNKVADGSSSAANGSTKLLEGSEKFNQGFGKIAISSSELANSAKSLSDKSFELKNGIEQSLNSSKNFSDKMTQEYNSLQEKSNILSQEVTSYANQINQLNQQISTNNSKLNQSMENLKNTIQKDDFNKQEAIDLINSFEAQLNNDNQTISSQEFTNKKDSLIHQIQAINNEQQSLTDQLNQLKSEQEQLLVEANTFTTGEVQFTNGMKGLNDGILAGQTGSGKLLAGYRSLSDGLNQLASGSNKLNVASSKISIGANQLNNGTAKLANSLGLLNNGAGQLSNGLTTVDKKLNEHQISVDKAANAISNPVDLDNLSINHVKTYGDGFAPYGLTLGLYVGLFLFTSVFPLLNKGTSKTGVSWFLGKLTIVFCVGVLQAVIVDLLMLLIGVHVEQMTKFFFLSILTSCTFGALFLFIQTAFGHYGRFICMFFLILQLTSSGGTFPIEMLPKFFNHVHSYIPMTYSMLGFKSVISIKDNDLYVNSVETLLTFLIIGFILSIGYYVYRFNKETKQSENRSKVHAL
- a CDS encoding helix-turn-helix transcriptional regulator, which produces MIRKFEDPRITRTRNLIIDAFTELIREKELQNIYVKEIANRANINRATFYRHFANKEELYKHYEI